One window from the genome of Caldibacillus debilis DSM 16016 encodes:
- a CDS encoding cysteine desulfurase family protein, which translates to MIYLDNSATTEPYREVVDAFVKVSRQFFGNPSSLHGIGLEAEKLLNESRRQLAELLGVKDKEIFFTSGGTEGNNTAIKGIAFEYRKRGKHIITTSVEHPSVYETCRQLEGLGFDVTYLPVGSDGAVRVSDVERAIRDDTILVSVMHTNNEVGAVQPIEAIGRLLQNYPKIFFHVDCVQAIGKTPVDFRKANIDLATVSAHKFHGLKGTGALFVREGIRLSPLLAGGNQEKGLRSGTENVAGIVAMAKALRLEMEKMAAERGNLLEMKHYLLDELEKIPQVTVHSRREGASPNIVNFSVRGMKGEVLVHALEERGIYVSTTSACSSKLEKPSRTLLAMGVPKELAQSALRISLSYTNTMEEIRIAAETIKETIESLQKVMRGKR; encoded by the coding sequence ATGATCTATCTCGATAACAGCGCCACAACCGAACCATACCGCGAAGTGGTTGACGCCTTCGTGAAGGTATCCCGCCAGTTTTTCGGAAATCCATCCTCCCTTCACGGCATCGGCCTGGAGGCGGAAAAATTGTTGAATGAATCGCGGAGGCAGCTGGCGGAACTCTTGGGCGTGAAAGATAAAGAAATTTTTTTCACGTCGGGCGGAACGGAAGGGAATAATACGGCGATTAAAGGGATCGCATTCGAATACCGGAAACGGGGGAAACATATTATTACGACTTCCGTCGAGCATCCGTCCGTCTATGAAACCTGCCGGCAGCTGGAAGGGCTCGGTTTCGATGTCACCTATCTGCCCGTCGGATCCGATGGGGCCGTCCGGGTATCCGACGTGGAAAGGGCGATCCGGGACGATACGATTCTCGTTTCCGTCATGCATACGAACAACGAGGTCGGCGCTGTCCAGCCGATTGAAGCGATCGGCCGCCTGCTGCAAAATTACCCGAAGATCTTTTTCCACGTGGATTGTGTCCAGGCCATCGGAAAAACGCCGGTCGATTTCCGAAAGGCCAACATCGATTTGGCGACGGTATCCGCCCATAAATTCCACGGCCTGAAGGGAACAGGGGCCTTATTTGTCCGGGAGGGAATCCGGCTTTCCCCCCTTTTGGCCGGCGGGAATCAGGAAAAGGGGTTGAGGAGCGGCACGGAAAATGTCGCCGGGATCGTGGCCATGGCCAAGGCGCTGCGCCTGGAAATGGAAAAAATGGCCGCGGAACGGGGCAATTTGTTGGAGATGAAGCATTATTTGCTCGACGAACTGGAAAAGATCCCGCAAGTGACCGTTCATTCAAGGAGGGAGGGCGCCTCCCCGAACATCGTCAATTTTTCCGTTCGTGGCATGAAGGGGGAAGTCCTCGTTCATGCCTTGGAAGAACGGGGGATTTACGTGTCGACGACGAGCGCCTGTTCCTCCAAACTGGAAAAGCCGAGCCGGACGCTCCTGGCCATGGGCGTCCCGAAGGAGCTGGCCCAATCCGCTTTAAGGATCAGCCTGTCCTACACGAACACGATGGAAGAAATCCGGATTGCGGCCGAAACGATAAAAGAAACGATCGAATCTTTACAAAAAGTGATGAGGGGTAAACGATGA
- the ezrA gene encoding septation ring formation regulator EzrA: protein MEYVIGIVLIAAVLILIGFFVKRNYYQEIDRLEAWKIEIMNRPVLDEIAKIKQLKMHGQAEEYFEQWRKTWDNIVTGDLPDVEEWLYDAEDCVSKYRFSKAKEVLAKIERTLKSTEEKMESMLAELNELIGSEKKNREDIARLEQLYKKLKKELLANRHSFGKAAARLEGELEAAGHLFARFEEETDQGNYLNAREIVLELKEKLERLDENMKKIPLLLEECLHVIPGQIKEIVDGSAEMRKQGYNLEHLGLEKEIRRIEDQISRYREYLEQAETEEVSKGLEDAKESLNLLYDLLEKEVSSKLFVQQNKEKIRQEMDTIKNVNDRLQEEVRSVQISYQLPEKETEFVAEMDKKIEQMKKTLSLLLTPNGTENTAYSILKEKLEEISEEMKQLEEKQKEYLEKLQSLRKDELEARQRIQELKNKVVESRLMINRSAIPGVPQDIEALLYSSFEAVQECLRHLEQKPLSMEAVRASLAKAEENVTYMHDKVEEMLENAFLVEKIIQYGNRYRTRYPFVREKLLEAEKAFRSYDYAAALEQAAAAVEKVEPGALKKIEALLNEQSQ from the coding sequence ATGGAATATGTTATCGGGATTGTATTGATCGCGGCCGTGCTCATCCTGATCGGATTTTTCGTAAAACGAAATTATTACCAGGAAATCGACCGGCTGGAGGCCTGGAAAATTGAAATCATGAACCGCCCCGTTCTCGACGAGATCGCCAAAATCAAACAATTGAAAATGCACGGACAGGCGGAAGAATATTTTGAACAATGGCGGAAAACCTGGGACAATATCGTGACCGGGGATTTGCCGGATGTGGAAGAATGGTTGTACGATGCGGAGGACTGCGTCAGCAAATACCGTTTTTCCAAGGCGAAGGAAGTGCTGGCCAAGATTGAAAGGACGCTGAAAAGCACGGAAGAAAAGATGGAGTCGATGCTGGCGGAATTAAACGAATTGATCGGCAGCGAGAAAAAAAACCGGGAAGATATTGCCCGGTTGGAGCAATTATATAAAAAATTGAAGAAAGAATTGCTCGCCAACCGCCATTCCTTCGGAAAAGCCGCCGCCAGGCTGGAAGGGGAGCTGGAGGCCGCCGGGCATCTGTTCGCCCGATTTGAAGAAGAAACCGATCAGGGCAATTATTTGAATGCCAGGGAAATCGTGCTGGAATTGAAGGAAAAATTGGAGCGACTGGACGAGAATATGAAAAAGATCCCCCTTCTCCTCGAAGAATGCCTGCACGTCATCCCCGGGCAGATCAAGGAGATCGTCGACGGATCCGCCGAAATGCGCAAGCAAGGCTATAATTTGGAACACCTCGGACTGGAAAAGGAAATCCGCCGCATTGAAGATCAGATCAGCCGCTACCGGGAATACCTGGAACAAGCCGAGACCGAAGAAGTCAGCAAAGGTTTGGAAGACGCAAAAGAAAGCCTGAACCTGTTGTACGACCTTTTGGAAAAGGAAGTTTCTTCCAAACTTTTTGTGCAGCAAAACAAGGAAAAGATCCGGCAAGAAATGGACACAATAAAAAACGTCAACGATCGATTGCAGGAAGAAGTCCGCAGCGTGCAGATCAGCTATCAGCTGCCCGAAAAGGAAACGGAATTTGTCGCCGAAATGGATAAAAAAATCGAACAAATGAAAAAGACCCTTTCCTTGCTGCTTACGCCGAATGGGACGGAGAACACGGCCTACTCCATCTTGAAAGAAAAACTGGAAGAAATTTCAGAGGAAATGAAGCAATTGGAAGAAAAACAAAAGGAATATCTGGAAAAGCTGCAATCCCTGCGGAAGGATGAACTGGAGGCGCGCCAAAGGATCCAGGAACTGAAAAACAAGGTGGTCGAATCGCGCCTGATGATCAACCGGAGCGCCATCCCGGGCGTTCCCCAGGACATCGAGGCGCTGCTTTATTCCTCCTTCGAGGCGGTCCAGGAATGCCTCCGCCATCTCGAGCAGAAACCTTTATCGATGGAGGCGGTCCGCGCATCGCTGGCGAAGGCGGAAGAAAATGTCACGTACATGCATGACAAGGTCGAAGAAATGCTGGAAAACGCCTTCCTCGTGGAAAAAATTATTCAATACGGGAACCGGTACAGAACCCGGTATCCCTTTGTCCGGGAAAAATTGCTCGAGGCCGAGAAGGCCTTCCGCAGCTACGATTATGCCGCGGCCCTCGAACAAGCGGCGGCGGCCGTCGAAAAGGTGGAGCCGGGCGCGCTGAAAAAGATTGAAGCCCTCCTGAATGAACAGTCGCAATAA
- a CDS encoding GAF domain-containing protein → MPVFQVVEYKGTKEENYLLLIKQLKALVEDEENRIANLSNASALLNQFLTDINWVGFYLLEKDELVLGPFQGLPACVRIPVGKGVCGTAARVRKAIRVPDVEQFPGHIACDARSRSEIVLPLIADGELIGVLDIDSPLKDRFDETDEKYLQMFADVLAQYVK, encoded by the coding sequence ATGCCCGTGTTTCAAGTCGTGGAATACAAAGGCACGAAGGAAGAAAATTACCTTCTTTTAATCAAACAGCTGAAGGCCCTCGTCGAAGACGAGGAAAACCGGATCGCGAACTTGAGCAACGCCAGCGCCCTTTTGAATCAGTTTTTGACGGATATCAACTGGGTGGGCTTTTACTTGCTGGAGAAGGATGAACTGGTCCTCGGCCCGTTCCAGGGTCTCCCCGCGTGCGTGCGCATCCCCGTGGGCAAAGGGGTGTGCGGGACGGCCGCCCGGGTAAGGAAAGCGATCCGGGTCCCGGATGTGGAACAGTTCCCCGGCCATATCGCCTGCGACGCAAGAAGCCGTTCGGAAATCGTCTTGCCGCTGATCGCCGACGGAGAGCTGATCGGCGTGCTGGATATCGACAGCCCGTTGAAGGACCGCTTCGACGAAACGGATGAAAAATATTTGCAAATGTTCGCCGACGTCCTCGCCCAATATGTGAAATAA
- a CDS encoding sensor domain-containing diguanylate cyclase: MNAQEEQLLYGLKSELLGIMYECRPESVLHDDMNILAETLCKHLGAERIRFLLRLSAFETEEIAVLLKPPEIFSFIDDWDEMKHRLREDGRGVFVRIGEGAFPPYKTGILLRNGTRDPIGCILLDRISLAECPSAEWWEQFSLTVSQFLVKLFSFKSVCVKEIWNEKLLRVTMKIHSSMDIGEVLQEMVEFLKELYPAFSYHLLLSNDNDCGHLPVQLLNYNDLEALSMKAYVTGQVCMEEGKDGNTLYFPLKGKQGVYGILQIGNVRMERIPKTMVEFISILANTAGNAMENAHLYQQSNQLVRELKLVTKVSHQLNSRLSLDDRTHYMISQLKSSLRAEEAAFVLLKGKNPHVLQGSTPFFFGEESAFYLRFLQDHFSSNREPLFIGDFSEHQKDRRHRFLSLMAVPMEQEDEIWGFAVALHHEPYFFSFKTFKLFQTLTQHSSLAIANSLLREELEWLVITDYSTKLYNRNYLDQVLEKSMAEDLEGTFILIDIDNFKFVNDTYGHHVGDRVLIQLAGIIKDNLTDREISARWGGEELAIYMPGRSLRDGVLLAERIAKLAETHTDPKVTISCGVAYWNRKMKDDPLKLFRRADEALYDAKRKGKNRVIAYSG, encoded by the coding sequence ATGAATGCCCAGGAAGAGCAGTTGCTTTACGGATTGAAAAGCGAGCTTCTCGGGATCATGTATGAATGCAGACCGGAGAGCGTCCTTCATGACGATATGAATATACTGGCCGAAACGCTTTGCAAACATCTCGGAGCGGAGCGGATCCGCTTTTTGCTCCGGCTGTCCGCCTTTGAGACGGAAGAGATCGCCGTCCTCCTGAAACCCCCGGAAATATTCTCCTTCATCGACGATTGGGACGAAATGAAGCACCGGCTGCGGGAAGACGGCCGCGGCGTCTTCGTCCGGATCGGCGAAGGGGCGTTTCCCCCTTACAAAACCGGCATTCTTTTAAGAAACGGAACCCGGGATCCGATCGGTTGCATCCTTTTGGACCGGATTTCCTTGGCGGAATGTCCTTCCGCCGAATGGTGGGAGCAGTTTTCCTTGACCGTGTCCCAATTTTTGGTGAAGCTCTTTTCCTTTAAATCCGTTTGCGTCAAGGAGATTTGGAATGAGAAATTGCTCCGCGTGACGATGAAAATCCATTCCTCCATGGATATCGGGGAAGTTTTGCAAGAAATGGTGGAATTTTTGAAGGAACTGTACCCCGCCTTTTCCTATCATCTGTTGTTGTCCAACGACAACGATTGCGGGCATTTGCCGGTGCAATTGTTGAACTATAACGATCTGGAAGCCTTGTCGATGAAAGCGTATGTGACGGGGCAGGTATGCATGGAGGAAGGGAAAGACGGGAACACCCTTTATTTTCCGTTAAAAGGAAAACAAGGGGTTTACGGGATTTTGCAAATCGGCAATGTCCGGATGGAACGGATCCCGAAAACGATGGTGGAATTCATTTCCATTTTGGCCAATACGGCGGGGAACGCGATGGAAAACGCCCATCTGTACCAGCAGTCGAACCAGCTTGTCCGGGAGCTGAAGCTGGTGACGAAGGTATCCCATCAATTGAATTCCCGCCTGTCCCTCGATGACCGGACCCATTACATGATCAGCCAGCTGAAATCTTCGCTCCGGGCGGAAGAAGCGGCCTTTGTGCTCCTCAAAGGAAAAAATCCCCATGTTTTGCAGGGGAGCACCCCGTTTTTTTTCGGCGAGGAAAGCGCCTTTTATTTGCGGTTTCTGCAGGATCATTTCTCTTCCAACCGCGAACCTTTGTTTATCGGCGATTTTTCCGAACATCAAAAGGACAGGCGCCATCGGTTTCTTTCGCTGATGGCCGTGCCGATGGAACAGGAAGATGAAATATGGGGATTTGCCGTCGCCCTCCATCATGAGCCTTATTTTTTTTCGTTTAAAACCTTCAAGCTTTTTCAGACGCTGACCCAGCATTCTTCTTTGGCGATCGCCAATTCCCTGCTCCGGGAAGAGCTGGAGTGGCTCGTGATCACCGATTACAGCACGAAATTGTACAACCGGAATTATTTGGATCAGGTGCTGGAAAAATCGATGGCCGAGGACTTGGAAGGGACGTTCATCTTAATCGATATCGACAATTTTAAGTTCGTGAACGACACTTACGGCCATCATGTCGGCGATCGGGTGCTGATCCAGCTGGCGGGGATCATAAAAGACAATTTGACGGATCGGGAAATCAGCGCCCGGTGGGGAGGGGAAGAACTGGCCATCTACATGCCCGGCCGCTCCTTGCGGGACGGCGTGCTGCTGGCGGAGCGGATCGCAAAATTGGCGGAAACCCATACGGATCCGAAAGTGACCATATCTTGCGGGGTGGCCTATTGGAACAGGAAGATGAAAGACGATCCTTTAAAATTGTTCCGCCGGGCGGACGAAGCGTTGTACGACGCGAAACGGAAAGGGAAAAACCGCGTCATCGCCTATTCCGGCTAA
- the rpsD gene encoding 30S ribosomal protein S4, translating to MSRYTGPTWKISRRLGISLSGTGKELERRPYPPGQHGPNQRKKLSEYGLQLQEKQKLRHMYGINERQFRNTFEKAGKMKGVHGENFLILLESRLDNLVYRLGLARTRRQARQLVTHGHILVDGRRVNIPSYLVKPGQTIGVREKSRNLQIIKEAIELTNFIPEYLTFDPEKMEGTYTRYPERSELPAEINESLIVEFYSR from the coding sequence ATGTCCCGTTATACAGGACCGACTTGGAAGATTTCCCGCCGGCTCGGGATTTCGTTAAGCGGAACGGGTAAAGAACTGGAAAGACGTCCGTATCCTCCGGGACAACACGGACCCAATCAACGGAAAAAGCTTTCCGAATACGGCCTCCAATTGCAGGAAAAACAAAAACTCCGCCACATGTACGGGATAAACGAACGCCAATTCCGCAACACTTTTGAAAAAGCCGGGAAAATGAAAGGGGTCCACGGCGAAAACTTCCTGATCTTGCTGGAATCCCGCCTGGACAACCTGGTGTACCGGCTGGGCCTCGCCCGCACCCGCCGGCAAGCCCGGCAATTGGTGACCCACGGCCATATCCTGGTTGACGGAAGACGCGTCAACATCCCCTCTTATCTCGTGAAACCCGGTCAAACGATCGGCGTCCGCGAAAAATCGAGAAACCTGCAAATCATTAAAGAGGCCATTGAATTAACCAACTTCATTCCGGAATATTTAACCTTCGATCCGGAAAAAATGGAAGGCACCTATACCCGTTACCCGGAACGTTCGGAACTTCCGGCGGAAATCAACGAATCCCTGATCGTCGAGTTCTACTCCCGCTGA
- a CDS encoding LOG family protein: MQSICIFCGSNFGNDPEYRRAARDLGKFLADRGISMVYGGGKAGLMGEIADAVLRNQGRVIGIIPEFLRKKELAHEGVSELFITDTMHDRKAKMHELADGYIALPGGYGTYEEIFEALSWLQIGMHKKPIGLFNVNGFFDPLIRMLEHTVEKGFAKPENLELLITAGDAETLFRRMERFEPRLVHKWA, encoded by the coding sequence ATCCAATCCATTTGCATATTTTGCGGTTCGAATTTCGGGAACGACCCGGAATACAGGAGGGCGGCCAGGGATCTCGGAAAATTCCTTGCCGACCGGGGGATATCCATGGTTTACGGCGGCGGCAAGGCGGGCCTGATGGGGGAGATCGCCGATGCGGTTTTGCGCAATCAGGGCCGGGTGATCGGGATCATACCCGAATTTTTGCGAAAGAAAGAGTTGGCCCACGAGGGCGTCAGTGAACTCTTCATTACGGACACCATGCATGACCGCAAAGCCAAAATGCACGAATTGGCCGACGGCTATATCGCCTTGCCGGGAGGCTACGGGACCTATGAAGAAATTTTTGAAGCCCTCTCCTGGCTGCAGATCGGCATGCACAAAAAGCCGATCGGCCTGTTCAACGTCAACGGTTTCTTCGATCCTTTGATTCGGATGCTGGAACACACGGTGGAAAAGGGATTCGCCAAGCCTGAAAATTTGGAGTTATTGATCACCGCCGGCGATGCGGAAACCCTTTTTCGCCGGATGGAGCGGTTCGAACCCCGTCTCGTTCATAAATGGGCATGA
- a CDS encoding ABC transporter substrate-binding protein: MKKTAFLLTILLLFASVLSACGGNKTDGEKAANGGTGKPEKGGTLIFGRGADAVSLDPINVTDGESIRVTYNIFETLFEYDADLNIKPRLATSYETSEDGLTWTIHLRKGVKFHDGTDFNADAVVFNFERWMDPNNPYHDGDFTYYTFLYGGFKGDENHKIVHVKALDDYTVEIRLKEKIAPFLSYLAIPMFGISSPEAIKKYDDKYGEHPVGTGPFKFESWDRNDKIVLTKNENYYEEGKPYLDQLIFRVIPDNSARLSALKSGDIDIMDGLNPDDKNAVESDQNLDFVKRPSFNISYLAFNTEKAPFNDVKVRQAINMAINKQGIIDAFFNGLAEPAKNPLPPVLWGYNDGIPGYSYDPEKAKQLLAEAGYPDGFKTELWAMSNPRPYLPQPLKVAEAIQADLKKVGIEAEIKTFEWATYLDKVKNGEHPMALFGWTGVLADPDNFLYPNLSKTNTKKPANNIAFYKSDELTGLLEKARVTIDQKERIELYQKAQEIVFRDAPWVLLAHTAPPLAKAKYVKGFVAHPMNDSFTEVYLEK; encoded by the coding sequence ATGAAGAAAACAGCGTTCTTATTGACGATCCTACTTTTATTCGCATCCGTCCTGTCCGCCTGCGGCGGCAATAAGACGGACGGGGAAAAAGCCGCAAACGGCGGCACCGGAAAACCGGAAAAAGGGGGAACATTGATCTTCGGCCGGGGAGCGGACGCCGTCTCCCTCGATCCGATCAACGTCACGGACGGAGAATCCATCCGTGTTACATACAACATCTTCGAAACCCTCTTTGAATACGACGCCGATTTAAACATCAAGCCGAGACTGGCCACTTCTTACGAAACGTCGGAAGACGGGTTGACATGGACCATCCATCTGCGCAAAGGGGTCAAATTCCATGACGGCACGGATTTCAACGCCGATGCAGTCGTCTTCAACTTCGAGCGCTGGATGGATCCGAACAACCCTTACCATGACGGGGACTTTACCTACTACACCTTCCTTTACGGGGGATTCAAAGGGGACGAAAACCATAAAATCGTCCATGTGAAGGCCCTTGACGATTACACCGTCGAGATCCGATTGAAAGAAAAGATCGCCCCGTTCCTCAGTTACCTGGCCATTCCCATGTTCGGGATATCGAGCCCCGAGGCGATCAAAAAATATGACGACAAATACGGCGAACATCCGGTGGGAACCGGCCCGTTCAAATTCGAGAGCTGGGACCGCAACGACAAGATCGTTTTAACCAAAAACGAAAACTATTATGAAGAAGGGAAGCCCTATCTCGACCAGCTGATCTTCCGGGTGATCCCCGACAATTCCGCCCGTTTGAGCGCCCTCAAATCCGGGGATATCGACATCATGGACGGGCTCAATCCCGACGATAAGAACGCCGTCGAGTCCGACCAAAACCTGGATTTTGTCAAACGGCCGAGCTTTAACATTTCCTATTTGGCCTTCAACACGGAAAAAGCGCCCTTTAATGATGTGAAGGTCCGCCAGGCCATCAACATGGCCATCAATAAGCAGGGAATCATCGACGCCTTCTTTAACGGATTGGCCGAACCGGCGAAAAATCCCCTTCCTCCCGTCCTTTGGGGATACAATGACGGGATTCCGGGTTATTCATACGATCCGGAAAAGGCGAAACAATTGCTGGCGGAAGCGGGATACCCTGACGGCTTCAAGACCGAACTGTGGGCGATGAGCAATCCGAGGCCTTATTTGCCGCAGCCGTTAAAAGTGGCGGAAGCGATCCAGGCCGATTTGAAGAAGGTCGGCATTGAGGCCGAAATCAAAACCTTCGAATGGGCCACCTACCTGGACAAAGTGAAGAACGGCGAACACCCGATGGCCCTCTTCGGATGGACGGGCGTTTTGGCCGATCCCGACAACTTCCTCTATCCGAATTTGAGCAAAACGAACACAAAGAAACCGGCCAACAACATTGCCTTCTACAAAAGCGACGAGTTAACCGGTCTGCTCGAAAAAGCGAGGGTCACCATCGATCAAAAGGAACGGATCGAGCTTTATCAAAAGGCCCAGGAAATCGTCTTCCGGGATGCGCCTTGGGTCTTGCTCGCCCATACGGCCCCGCCCCTGGCGAAGGCCAAATATGTGAAAGGGTTTGTCGCCCATCCGATGAACGATTCGTTCACCGAAGTCTATCTCGAGAAATAA
- a CDS encoding tripartite tricarboxylate transporter substrate binding protein, with translation MKKFITCLLALFLMAGLAACASSAAITSEPEKKGSRYPERQIELVVPFAAGGGVDLAARAVAEYLSKEWGKPVIVVNKTGGGGIVGARYALSEAKPDGYTALMNNNSSTTMYEAGTNRPVLRLKDHMLAARVAESPLVYAVRADAPWKDLRELTEWVKENPENLSWASVGPAGFSSFGVAEWLSAAGIDYKKTRMVSSEGASDSAAKVAGGHVLLAVHNAGEVYSLVQAGKLKVLAVQDGKRSPLYPDVPTTEELGFHGLTVKWWTGISLPAGTPEAIVKKWEAAVAKMEKDKGFIGQLEKIYLQPSYLPSAEFKRSAERELDWYAELAEETGIRK, from the coding sequence ATGAAAAAATTTATCACATGCCTATTGGCTTTATTCCTCATGGCGGGTTTAGCCGCCTGTGCGTCAAGCGCTGCGATCACTTCCGAACCGGAAAAAAAGGGCAGCCGGTATCCTGAACGGCAAATTGAACTCGTCGTGCCATTCGCCGCAGGCGGAGGAGTGGATCTGGCGGCCAGGGCGGTCGCCGAATATTTAAGCAAGGAGTGGGGAAAGCCGGTGATCGTCGTCAATAAGACCGGGGGCGGCGGGATCGTCGGTGCCCGGTACGCGCTTTCGGAAGCCAAACCGGACGGATATACGGCGCTGATGAACAACAATTCGTCGACGACGATGTATGAGGCGGGAACGAACCGCCCCGTTCTCCGGCTGAAGGACCATATGCTCGCCGCCCGCGTCGCCGAGTCCCCCCTCGTTTACGCCGTCCGCGCCGATGCGCCGTGGAAGGATTTGCGGGAACTGACCGAATGGGTAAAGGAAAATCCGGAAAACTTGTCCTGGGCAAGCGTCGGCCCGGCCGGATTTTCCAGCTTCGGGGTGGCGGAATGGCTGAGCGCGGCGGGGATCGACTATAAAAAAACGAGGATGGTATCGAGCGAAGGGGCCAGCGATTCCGCCGCGAAAGTGGCCGGGGGTCATGTGCTTTTGGCCGTGCATAATGCCGGGGAAGTCTATTCCCTCGTGCAAGCGGGAAAGCTGAAGGTGCTGGCCGTCCAGGACGGCAAACGGAGCCCCTTATACCCCGACGTGCCGACGACGGAGGAACTCGGCTTTCACGGCTTGACGGTCAAATGGTGGACCGGGATATCCTTGCCGGCGGGAACGCCCGAGGCGATCGTCAAAAAGTGGGAAGCGGCCGTCGCCAAAATGGAGAAGGACAAAGGCTTTATCGGGCAGCTGGAAAAGATCTATCTCCAGCCGTCCTATTTGCCCTCAGCCGAGTTTAAACGGTCGGCGGAAAGGGAGCTGGACTGGTACGCCGAGCTGGCGGAAGAAACGGGCATTCGCAAGTGA
- a CDS encoding tripartite tricarboxylate transporter permease yields the protein METLMFLLNGFQEVLTPFNLLIVAAGSVVGTIVGVLPGLGPTSAIAILLPVTMVLDPVQGIIMMAGIYYGAMYGGSTTAILMNIPGESSSVPTALDGYPLARQGRGGAALGIAAIGSFAAGIFGLIGLVLLAPVLADQALKFGPPEYFVLLLMALLILFNISGRSFLKSVIMGAAGFLASFAGIGLSSGVPRFSWGIPVLAGGIELISIIIGFFAITEVLKGLEERRVRIQQEHIKRTFPGKEDLKRSGMPIVRGSLLGFFLGILPGFSATVTSFLSYDLEKRLSKHPDRFGKGAIEGVAGPESANNATSSGGFIPLFSLGIPSSPPLAVLLAAFMIYGLTPGPVLFEQNSAFVWTVIASMFIGNIILLVLNLPMVGLWAKLTEVPFGLLAPAILMISLLGAYSVRNSLFDCLAAVAFGLLGYLFHKFQWPVIPFILCFVLGPKMEMAFIQSLEISSGSWLIFVQRPVSFALLVLATVLFILSSVLMKRTRKGKDTGKGAGLKERQPIRTIETWEGKGS from the coding sequence ATGGAGACGTTAATGTTTCTGCTGAACGGTTTTCAAGAGGTGCTGACCCCTTTCAACCTGCTGATTGTCGCCGCGGGTTCGGTCGTCGGGACGATCGTCGGGGTCCTTCCGGGGCTCGGACCGACCTCAGCCATCGCGATTTTGCTGCCGGTCACGATGGTGCTGGATCCCGTCCAGGGAATCATCATGATGGCGGGGATCTATTACGGAGCCATGTACGGGGGATCGACGACGGCTATTTTGATGAATATTCCCGGCGAATCCTCCTCCGTTCCGACCGCCTTGGACGGCTACCCGTTGGCGCGGCAGGGAAGGGGGGGAGCCGCTCTAGGCATCGCCGCGATCGGCTCTTTTGCCGCGGGGATTTTCGGCTTGATCGGGCTCGTCTTATTAGCTCCGGTTCTGGCCGACCAGGCATTGAAATTCGGCCCTCCGGAATATTTTGTCCTGCTGTTGATGGCGCTTCTTATTCTTTTCAATATTTCCGGACGGTCCTTTTTGAAATCGGTCATCATGGGCGCCGCCGGGTTTCTCGCCTCTTTTGCCGGCATCGGTTTGTCATCGGGGGTCCCGCGATTTTCCTGGGGGATTCCGGTTTTGGCCGGCGGCATTGAGCTGATCAGCATCATCATCGGTTTTTTCGCCATAACGGAAGTGCTGAAGGGGCTTGAGGAAAGAAGGGTCCGGATCCAACAAGAGCACATCAAAAGGACTTTTCCGGGCAAAGAAGACTTGAAGCGGAGCGGAATGCCGATTGTCAGAGGGAGCCTCCTCGGCTTTTTCCTCGGCATATTGCCCGGATTTTCGGCGACGGTCACCTCCTTTCTTTCCTACGACTTGGAAAAAAGGCTTTCCAAACATCCGGATCGGTTCGGGAAAGGCGCCATCGAAGGGGTGGCGGGACCGGAATCGGCAAATAACGCGACCAGTTCCGGAGGCTTTATCCCCCTTTTCTCCCTGGGCATTCCCTCGTCTCCCCCGCTGGCGGTTTTATTGGCGGCGTTCATGATCTACGGGCTGACGCCGGGCCCGGTTTTGTTCGAGCAAAACAGCGCCTTTGTATGGACCGTGATCGCCAGCATGTTCATCGGCAATATCATCCTGTTGGTTCTCAATCTTCCGATGGTCGGATTGTGGGCAAAACTGACCGAGGTGCCCTTCGGCCTTTTGGCTCCGGCCATTTTAATGATCAGCCTCCTGGGCGCCTATTCGGTGCGGAACAGCCTTTTCGACTGTTTGGCGGCCGTCGCCTTCGGGCTCCTCGGTTATTTGTTCCATAAGTTTCAATGGCCGGTTATTCCATTTATTCTTTGCTTCGTTTTGGGACCGAAAATGGAGATGGCCTTTATCCAATCGTTGGAAATCTCTTCGGGAAGTTGGTTGATTTTCGTGCAAAGGCCGGTTTCCTTTGCCCTGCTCGTCTTGGCGACGGTTTTGTTTATCCTTTCCTCGGTGTTGATGAAAAGAACCCGGAAAGGGAAGGACACCGGGAAGGGAGCGGGATTAAAGGAACGGCAGCCAATTCGGACGATCGAAACATGGGAGGGAAAGGGTTCATGA